A region of Clostridium acetobutylicum ATCC 824 DNA encodes the following proteins:
- a CDS encoding ABC transporter permease: protein MNFFVIVLANCRRYLKNFRYTASMIVVPILLTGFVTFFNLGNFGTDADDKIAIVNLDKGRCGSELVKYLKVKDVFNKKDVAIKELKNNNYSGVYEIEKDFTVNINNGRVPKIISYKTDDVSYNEAFENEMKSKISLMVKGTGNEGKSNLILKYREYRGSLLDSTGLTFLIIYCMMLFSMNFSMDLIKLRKDRVLKRLSVTKHKTYIIVWAMYFAMFITQTILYSISFLLSAVMCGYKIQNMGVTVLNIALSSIICIGIVIVGSRILKNDKVASTGSSIVCLLMVYINIVGGNAANSNLSKFRKLTPFYWIMDSVEKAKVFPNSIIVLLIALVLFTAGGFGYNNFSENE from the coding sequence GTGAACTTTTTTGTTATAGTATTAGCTAATTGTAGAAGATATCTAAAGAATTTTAGGTATACAGCTTCAATGATTGTTGTACCTATATTATTAACGGGATTTGTTACTTTCTTTAATTTGGGTAATTTTGGTACAGATGCTGATGATAAAATAGCAATAGTAAATTTAGATAAGGGAAGATGTGGAAGTGAATTAGTTAAATATTTAAAGGTTAAAGATGTATTTAATAAAAAAGATGTGGCAATTAAGGAGCTTAAGAATAATAATTATTCAGGGGTATATGAAATTGAAAAGGACTTTACAGTAAATATAAACAATGGTAGAGTGCCAAAAATAATTTCATATAAAACGGATGATGTAAGTTATAATGAGGCTTTTGAAAATGAAATGAAGAGTAAGATAAGTTTGATGGTCAAAGGTACAGGTAATGAGGGAAAAAGTAATCTGATTTTAAAATATAGAGAATATAGAGGCTCTTTATTAGATAGTACAGGTTTGACATTTTTGATTATATACTGCATGATGTTATTTTCTATGAATTTTAGTATGGATTTAATTAAATTAAGGAAAGATAGAGTACTTAAGAGGCTTTCGGTTACTAAGCACAAAACATATATTATAGTATGGGCAATGTATTTTGCAATGTTTATTACTCAAACTATTTTATATTCAATTTCATTCTTACTAAGTGCTGTAATGTGTGGATATAAGATTCAAAATATGGGGGTTACCGTTTTAAATATAGCACTTAGTAGTATTATATGCATAGGTATAGTTATAGTAGGTTCAAGAATATTAAAAAATGACAAAGTAGCTTCTACAGGATCATCAATTGTATGTTTATTAATGGTATACATAAATATTGTGGGGGGGAATGCTGCAAACTCTAATTTAAGTAAGTTTAGGAAACTGACTCCCTTTTACTGGATAATGGATAGTGTGGAAAAAGCTAAAGTATTTCCAAATTCAATTATAGTTTTACTCATAGCTTTAGTACTATTTACAGCAGGAGGATTTGGATATAATAACTTTTCTGAAAATGAGTAA
- the trxB gene encoding thioredoxin-disulfide reductase, translating into MKKEKILDLVIIGAGPAGLTAGIYSSRAKLDFIILENELVGGQIRETPSIENFPGFDSISGADLADKMQEHAEKAGAVIDEFGNITSVKLTDTEKIIETSDTIYKPKSVIIATGSKSRPLPVPEEKKLRGKGIHYCELCDGAMYDGKDIVVVGGGNSAIDAAIFLTKYAKNLTVVHRSEKLRAEMRSQDELFKHNNVKLLLNTQIKHVEGENSIENIVLENSKTGEKSSLKADAIFVYIGTMPKTELFKDFIDLTELGHIKTNENLETNIKGVFAAGDVREKEIRQLTTAVNDGSIASLMAEKYIRNS; encoded by the coding sequence ATGAAGAAAGAAAAAATTTTAGATCTTGTTATAATTGGTGCTGGTCCTGCTGGTCTTACTGCAGGCATATACTCTTCTAGAGCAAAACTTGATTTCATAATTCTTGAAAATGAACTAGTTGGAGGTCAAATACGAGAAACACCTTCAATAGAAAATTTTCCAGGATTTGATTCGATTTCTGGTGCTGATCTTGCAGATAAAATGCAGGAACATGCTGAAAAAGCTGGCGCCGTAATAGATGAATTTGGGAATATAACCTCTGTTAAACTTACTGATACTGAAAAGATAATAGAAACTAGTGATACTATATATAAACCAAAATCAGTAATAATAGCAACTGGTTCCAAAAGTAGACCTCTACCAGTTCCAGAAGAAAAGAAACTTCGTGGAAAAGGAATTCATTACTGTGAGCTTTGTGATGGTGCAATGTATGACGGTAAAGATATTGTGGTAGTAGGAGGAGGAAATTCCGCAATAGATGCAGCTATATTCCTAACTAAATATGCTAAAAATCTTACTGTTGTTCATCGTTCAGAAAAACTAAGAGCAGAAATGAGAAGCCAGGATGAATTGTTTAAGCATAACAATGTAAAACTTTTGCTGAATACTCAAATAAAGCATGTTGAAGGTGAAAACTCTATAGAGAATATTGTTTTAGAAAATTCAAAGACAGGTGAAAAAAGCTCTTTAAAAGCAGATGCAATATTTGTTTATATAGGAACTATGCCAAAAACAGAGCTTTTCAAAGATTTTATAGATTTAACAGAGCTAGGTCACATAAAAACAAATGAAAATCTAGAAACAAATATAAAGGGTGTTTTTGCCGCTGGCGATGTTAGAGAAAAAGAAATACGTCAGCTAACTACCGCAGTGAATGACGGCTCTATAGCTTCACTTATGGCTGAAAAATATATTAGAAATTCATAA